The nucleotide window CTGACAGGCGCCGCAAAAGTGGTCGGAGGCCTGCCCGCTTGAGAACGAGTTCCACTGTCCAGTCTCCGGATGAGACCCCGGCCGGTTAAAATTCTTCATCGTCAATGTCGTCAAAGAGTTCGTCTTCTGCGCTGAGGTCGAGTTCGCCATTGTTGATCTCGTAGGCGCGCAGCTGGCGATAGGCGCTCCGGAGCGTGGCGTAAAAATCGGTGGATGATTTGCTGAGATCGTCCAGGGTTTCCAGGTTTTCTTCCCGATAGATCAGGCCGCGAAGGGCCAGCCGGCCATATCTCAGATACCACCAGCCCTTGTTTTCGAGATACAGGCTGACCGGGTCATAGAAGAAATCGACCATAAAACCTGTGAAGTCGCGCACATTTGACGGCCCGAGAATAGGCAGCATCAGGTAGGGGCCTTCGCCAAATCCCCAGACGGCAAAGGTTTCGCCGAAATCTTCGGTATGACGTTCAATGCCCCAGTGGCTTGCCGTATCCAGGATGCCGAACAGGCCGAAAGTGGAGTTGATCAGGAAACGGGTGATGGAGGTGGCCGCTCTCTCCGGCTGGGCCTGGAGGATGTCATTGATGAACGTGACCGGTTCACGCCAGTTGTTGACAATATTTGAGATGCCGGTCCGCACGGTCGGCGGGCCCCATTTCCGGTAGAATTTGGCAGTGGGTTCAAGAATGACGTCATCAAACGCATTGTTGAAGGCAAAGATCGCTCTGTTCCAGGGTTCAAGCGGGTCGTTGGCTTCCTCATAGGCTGCAAGCGCAGCCGGATCGTCCGTTGGCGGGCGTGTGGCACAGCCGGATATCAGGAAAGCAGCCAACATCAAAGTCAGCAGGAGAGAAAAACCGGTACGGTCCGCCGCAATTTTCTGTACAGAAATTTTCATAACATCCTTTTGAGCCGGGACTTAGCCTTGGGCGGTTTCCTTCCAGATAAGAATTACTAGTCCAGATGCTTCAGCTTTTCAATATGCAACAGGTAACACCCGAAGATAAATTTTAAATTAACGACTTTACTTTATATAAAGATATATTTATATGTTTGTTTATTATTTGAATGGTAAGGGAACGTTATGTCTGAAAATTCTCTGGACGAGATACTGGCAGCACTGAGGGCGGCGGGAGAAGAAACCCGCCTGCGGATACTGGCGCTGTTCAGGTCTGGTGAATTGACTGTAACCGAGCTTGTGACCATTCTGCGCCAGAGCCAGCCGCGGGTTTCCCGTCACCTGAAACTTCTTTGTGAGGCAGGTCTTCTGGAGCGTCACCGGGAAGGTACATGGATTTTCTACCGGCTTGCCGAGCAGGGCGGGCCGGGTAACCTTGCCCGGGCGGTGCTTGATTTTATACCCTGGTCGGACCAGCTGTTGCAGCATGA belongs to Emcibacter sp. and includes:
- a CDS encoding VacJ family lipoprotein — protein: MKISVQKIAADRTGFSLLLTLMLAAFLISGCATRPPTDDPAALAAYEEANDPLEPWNRAIFAFNNAFDDVILEPTAKFYRKWGPPTVRTGISNIVNNWREPVTFINDILQAQPERAATSITRFLINSTFGLFGILDTASHWGIERHTEDFGETFAVWGFGEGPYLMLPILGPSNVRDFTGFMVDFFYDPVSLYLENKGWWYLRYGRLALRGLIYREENLETLDDLSKSSTDFYATLRSAYRQLRAYEINNGELDLSAEDELFDDIDDEEF